From a single Sphingobium sp. genomic region:
- a CDS encoding cytochrome P450, translating into MTAATLPTIEGGSPLLGHLLPFFRDPVGVLRQGYQSKGRLFSFNIMGRRMNVMLGPEHNRFFFEETDKLLSIRESMPFFLKMFSPDFYSFAEMDEYLRQRAVIMPRFKAAAMKQYVGVMAEESLNLVNRLGDEGEFDLISTLGPVVMDIAAHSFMGKEFHEKLGHEFFDLFRDFSGGMEFVLPLWLPTPKMIKSQRAKKKLHKILQRWIDKRRATPLDPPDFFQGMVESKYPDGRPIPDELVRHLILLLVWAGHETTAGQVSWALADILQNRDYEAVLRNELEDVLGNDAGGSLGWEQAVAMQKMDLALRETERLHPVAFILSRKATTDIERDGYMIRKGDFVLLAPSVTHRMTETWVEPDRYNPERFNPERDDAQIESNSLVGFGGGVHRCAGVNFGRMEMKVVLAVLLQNYEMELVDEVKPIAGAGTYWPAQPCRVRYRKRDRGTASGADMAERAKAAGCPVHQ; encoded by the coding sequence ATGACAGCGGCGACCTTACCCACCATCGAGGGCGGGAGCCCGCTGTTAGGACATTTGCTGCCATTTTTCCGGGATCCGGTTGGTGTGCTTCGTCAAGGCTACCAAAGCAAGGGCAGGCTGTTTTCGTTCAACATAATGGGCCGGCGGATGAATGTCATGCTCGGGCCAGAACATAACCGTTTCTTTTTTGAAGAGACAGACAAGCTGCTTTCGATCCGCGAATCCATGCCTTTCTTCCTCAAGATGTTCTCGCCGGATTTCTACAGCTTTGCCGAGATGGATGAGTATCTGCGCCAGCGCGCTGTCATTATGCCGCGGTTCAAAGCGGCGGCAATGAAGCAATATGTCGGGGTGATGGCTGAGGAGAGCCTCAATCTCGTCAACCGGCTGGGCGATGAAGGCGAGTTCGACCTGATCTCGACCCTCGGCCCCGTTGTCATGGATATTGCGGCGCACAGCTTCATGGGCAAGGAATTCCACGAAAAATTAGGACATGAATTTTTCGATCTTTTCCGGGATTTTTCGGGCGGGATGGAGTTTGTCCTGCCACTCTGGCTGCCCACGCCGAAAATGATCAAGAGCCAGCGTGCGAAGAAGAAATTGCACAAGATTTTGCAACGCTGGATCGACAAACGCCGCGCGACGCCGCTTGATCCGCCGGATTTCTTCCAGGGAATGGTGGAAAGCAAATATCCCGATGGTCGTCCGATACCCGACGAGCTTGTCCGCCATCTGATCTTGCTGTTGGTATGGGCAGGGCATGAAACCACCGCTGGTCAGGTCAGCTGGGCGCTGGCCGACATTTTGCAGAACCGGGATTATGAAGCCGTTTTGCGGAACGAGCTGGAAGATGTGTTGGGCAATGACGCTGGCGGCAGCCTTGGCTGGGAACAGGCGGTCGCCATGCAGAAGATGGACCTTGCCCTGCGCGAAACCGAGAGATTGCATCCCGTGGCCTTCATCCTGTCGCGCAAGGCGACCACCGATATTGAACGGGATGGTTATATGATCCGCAAAGGGGACTTCGTGCTTCTCGCGCCGTCGGTCACGCACCGGATGACCGAGACCTGGGTCGAACCCGACCGTTACAATCCTGAGCGCTTCAACCCCGAGCGTGACGATGCACAGATCGAATCCAACTCGCTTGTCGGTTTTGGCGGGGGCGTCCATCGTTGCGCCGGCGTGAATTTCGGGCGCATGGAAATGAAGGTGGTGCTCGCCGTGCTGCTGCAGAATTACGAGATGGAGTTGGTCGACGAGGTCAAGCCGATTGCCGGCGCGGGAACATATTGGCCAGCCCAGCCTTGCCGGGTCCGTTATCGCAAGCGCGATCGCGGAACTGCGTCCGGAGCTGACATGGCCGAACGCGCCAAAGCCGCTGGCTGCCCGGTGCATCAGTAA
- a CDS encoding 2Fe-2S iron-sulfur cluster-binding protein — MAKITYIQPDGSERTCVNFEGMTVMHLAIGNLVDGIDANCGGMMQCGTCHVYIAPEWADRVGPPSTDEATMLEALDGVEIRPTSRLSCQIQLGEELDGLVVEIPPDQPGI; from the coding sequence ATGGCCAAGATCACCTATATCCAACCTGATGGCAGTGAGCGCACCTGCGTCAATTTCGAGGGCATGACCGTGATGCATCTGGCGATCGGCAACCTTGTCGACGGCATCGATGCCAATTGCGGGGGAATGATGCAGTGCGGCACCTGTCATGTCTATATCGCACCGGAATGGGCCGACCGGGTCGGGCCGCCATCCACCGATGAAGCCACCATGCTTGAAGCGCTAGACGGTGTTGAAATCCGACCGACGAGCCGGCTGTCCTGCCAGATCCAGCTTGGTGAGGAGCTGGACGGCCTTGTCGTGGAGATACCGCCCGACCAGCCGGGAATCTGA